The following proteins are encoded in a genomic region of Glycine max cultivar Williams 82 chromosome 18, Glycine_max_v4.0, whole genome shotgun sequence:
- the LOC100814814 gene encoding putative kinase-like protein TMKL1, with translation MAFLNPFSLHIPMSLLFFFLFFFCFCKASSTTTSTTKSLSPPSSPSTTSSSDVELLLGKIKASLQGSNSDNLVLSSWNSSTPLCQWKGLIWVFSNGTPLSCTDLSSPQWTNLTLLKDPSLHLFSLRLPSANLSGSLPRELGGFPMLQSLYLNINSLEGTIPLELGYSSSLSEIDLGDNMLGGVLPPSIWNLCERLVSLRLHGNSLSGLVSEPALPNSSCKNLQVLDLGGNKFSGSFPEFITKFGGLKQLDLGNNMFMGAIPQGLAGLSLEKLNLSHNNFSGVLPLFGGESKFGVDAFEGNSPSLCGPPLGSCARTSTLSSGAVAGIVISLMTGAVVLASLLIGYMQNKKKKGSGESEDELNDEEEDDEENGGNAIGGAGEGKLMLFAGGENLTLDDVLNATGQVLEKTCYGTAYKAKLADGGTIALRLLREGSCKDKASCLSVIKQLGKIRHENLIPLRAFYQGKRGEKLLIYDYLPLRTLHDLLHEAKAGKPVLNWARRHKIALGIARGLAYLHTGLEVPVTHANVRSKNVLVDDFFTARLTDFGLDKLMIPSIADEMVALAKTDGYKAPELQRMKKCNSRTDVYAFGILLLEILIGKKPGKNGRNGEYVDLPSMVKVAVLEETTMEVFDVELLKGIRSPMEDGLVQALKLAMGCCAPVASVRPSMDEVVRQLEENRPRNRSALYSPTETRSGSVTPF, from the exons ATGGCGTTTCTGAACCCTTTCTCTCTCCACATTCCCATGTCCTTGttgttcttcttcctcttctttttttgcttctgCAAAGCCAGTAGTACTACCACCTCCACCACAAAGTCACTGTCCCCCCCTTCTTCACCCTCCACTACTTCCTCCTCTGACGTTGAGCTTCTCTTGGGAAAGATCAAAGCTTCACTGCAAGGTAGTAACTCTGACAACCTTGTTTTGTCTTCATGGAACTCCTCCACCCCACTTTGTCAGTGGAAAGGCCTCATATGGGTCTTCTCCAATGGCACTCCTCTCTCATGCACTGACTTGTCCTCTCCTCAATGGACCAATCTCACACTCCTCAAAGACCCTTCTCTTCACTTGTTTTCCCTCCGGCTCCCTTCTGCAAACCTCTCTGGTTCCCTCCCTAGAGAGCTTGGAGGGTTCCCTATGCTCCAAAGTCTCTACCTTAACATTAACTCATTGGAGGGTACCATCCCTCTTGAGCTTGGTTATAGCTCCTCTCTCTCTGAGATTGATTTGGGTGACAATATGCTAGGTGGGGTTCTTCCACCTTCTATTTGGAACTTGTGTGAGAGGCTTGTTTCCCTTAGGCTCCACGGTAATTCTTTATCTGGGTTAGTTTCTGAGCCTGCATTGCCTAACTCTTCTTGCAAGAATCTGCAGGTGCTTGATTTGGGTGGCAACAAGTTCTCTGGGAGTTTCCCTGAGTTCATCACAAAGTTTGGTGGCCTAAAGCAGCTTGACTTGGGGAATAACATGTTTATGGGTGCAATTCCTCAAGGCCTAGCTGGGCTTAGTCTTGAAAAATTGAATCTTTCACACAATAACTTTAGTGGGGTTTTGCCTTTGTTTGGAGGAGAATCCAAGTTTGGTGTGGATGCTTTTGAGGGGAATAGCCCTAGCCTGTGTGGACCACCTCTGGGAAGCTGTGCTAGGACCTCTACACTGAGTTCTGGTGCTGTTGCTGGCATTGTTATTAGTCTGATGACAGGAGCTGTGGTTTTGGCTTCTTTGCTGATAGGGTATATgcagaacaagaagaagaaggggaGTGGGGAGAGTGAGGATGAGTTGAATGATGAagaggaagatgatgaagaGAATGGTGGTAATGCTATTGGTGGAGCTGGTGAGGGGAAGCTCATGTTATTTGCTGGAGGTGAGAATTTGACATTGGATGATGTGTTGAATGCAACTGGGCAGGTTTTGGAGAAGACTTGTTATGGGACGGCTTATAAGGCTAAGCTTGCTGATGGAGGCACCATTGCTTTGAGGCTGTTGAGAGAAGGTAGCTGCAAAGACAAGGCTTCTTGCTTGTCTGTTATAAAGCAATTGGGGAAAATTCGCCACGAGAATTTGATTCCTTTGAGAGCTTTCTATCAGGGGAAGAGAGGGGAGAAGCTCCTTATTTATGACTACCTGCCTCTCAGAACCCTTCATGATCTTTTACATG AAGCTAAAGCTGGAAAACCAGTGTTGAACTGGGCTAGGCGACACAAGATTGCGCTGGGCATAGCGAGAGGTCTAGCTTATCTTCACACAGGACTTGAAGTTCCTGTCACCCATGCAAACGTAAGGTCCAAGAATGTGCTTGTGGATGACTTCTTTACAGCCAGGCTCACCGATTTTGGTCTTGACAAGCTGATGATTCCTTCCATAGCCGACGAAATGGTAGCGCTTGCTAAGACGGACGGCTACAAGGCTCCTGAGCTTCAAAGAATGAAGAAATGCAACTCCAGGACTGATGTTTATGCATTCGGCATACTGCTGCTTGAAATCTTGATTGGGAAGAAGCCTGGGAAGAATGGAAGAAATGGCGAGTATGTGGACTTGCCTTCGATGGTGAAAGTGGCGGTTTTGGAGGAGACGACGATGGAAGTGTTTGATGTGGAGCTTTTGAAAGGGATAAGAAGCCCTATGGAAGATGGGTTGGTGCAGGCGCTGAAGCTGGCAATGGGGTGCTGTGCACCAGTGGCATCTGTTAGGCCAAGCATGGATGAAGTTGTGAGGCAGTTGGAGGAGAATAGACCAAGGAACAGGTCTGCATTATACAGCCCTACAGAAACAAGAAGTGGAAGTGTTACCCCATTTTGA